In Brevibacillus brevis, a genomic segment contains:
- the queF gene encoding preQ(1) synthase, whose product MANHHERDLSSLTLLGNQGTTYPATYDPGVLESFDNKHPYRDYFVKFNCPEFTSLCPITGQPDFATIYISYIPDIKMVESKSLKLYLFSFRNHGDFHEDCVNVIMNDLIKLMDPKYIEVWGKFTPRGGISIDPYCNYGKPGTKYEQMAEYRLMNHDMYPEKVDNR is encoded by the coding sequence ATGGCAAACCACCACGAACGCGATCTTTCTTCCCTGACGCTCCTGGGCAACCAGGGCACGACCTACCCGGCCACATACGATCCCGGCGTGCTGGAGTCCTTTGACAACAAGCATCCGTACCGCGATTACTTCGTCAAGTTCAACTGCCCGGAATTCACCAGCCTGTGCCCGATCACGGGACAGCCGGACTTCGCGACGATCTACATCAGCTACATTCCCGACATCAAGATGGTCGAGAGCAAATCGCTCAAGCTGTACCTGTTCTCCTTCCGCAATCACGGCGACTTCCACGAAGACTGCGTGAACGTGATCATGAACGACCTGATCAAGCTGATGGACCCGAAATACATCGAGGTGTGGGGCAAATTCACCCCCCGCGGCGGCATTTCGATCGATCCGTACTGCAACTACGGCAAGCCGGGAACAAAGTACGAGCAGATGGCGGAGTACCGTCTGATGAATCACGACATGTATCCGGAGAAAGTGGATAATCGGTAG
- the queC gene encoding 7-cyano-7-deazaguanine synthase QueC — translation MKKEKAVVVFSGGQDSTTCLFWAKQQFGEVETITFDYGQRHKLEIECAQEIARELGVANTVLDMSLLNQLAPNALTRTDIDITHEEGQLPSTFVDGRNLLFLSFAGIFAKRRGARHLVTGVCETDFSGYPDCRDSFIKSLNVTLNLAMDYPFVIHTPLMWLNKAETWKLADELGAFAYIREKTLTCYNGIKGDGCGECPACLLRKAGLTAYLSEKDMQGEHAR, via the coding sequence ATGAAAAAGGAAAAAGCCGTCGTTGTTTTCAGCGGTGGACAGGACAGCACCACCTGCCTGTTCTGGGCGAAACAGCAATTCGGCGAAGTGGAAACAATCACGTTTGACTACGGGCAACGGCACAAGCTGGAGATCGAATGTGCACAGGAAATCGCCCGGGAGCTCGGCGTGGCAAACACGGTATTGGACATGAGCCTCTTGAATCAACTGGCGCCCAATGCCCTCACCCGCACAGACATTGACATCACCCATGAGGAAGGCCAGCTTCCTTCCACGTTTGTCGACGGACGCAACCTGCTGTTCCTGTCGTTTGCCGGCATATTCGCCAAACGGCGCGGGGCGCGCCATCTGGTCACAGGCGTGTGCGAAACGGACTTTAGCGGCTATCCCGACTGCCGCGATTCGTTCATCAAATCGCTGAACGTGACGCTGAATCTGGCGATGGACTATCCGTTTGTGATTCACACCCCGCTCATGTGGCTTAACAAGGCGGAAACGTGGAAGCTGGCGGACGAGCTGGGTGCCTTCGCTTATATCCGCGAGAAGACCCTCACCTGCTACAACGGCATCAAAGGGGACGGCTGCGGCGAATGCCCGGCCTGCCTGCTGCGAAAAGCCGGACTTACCGCCTACCTTTCCGAGAAAGACATGCAAGGAGAGCATGCCCGATGA
- a CDS encoding NAD(P)H-dependent oxidoreductase, producing MATVLYITAHPLDPRESFSLTVGKEFMEAYREANPTDEVVHLDMYKEDIPPFDADVLRGWGKLRSGASFDQLTDAEKSKVARLEAIVDQYVEADKYVYVSPMWNFSIPPVLKAYTDATSVPGKTFKYTKNGPVGLLSGKKALHIQASGSVYSEGPLAPVEMGYSYLNKVLQFYGIQSIEAIFVEGTASAKQAPAIKAQAIAHAKEVAKRF from the coding sequence ATGGCAACCGTATTGTACATCACCGCACATCCCCTTGATCCTCGGGAATCTTTTAGCCTCACGGTAGGCAAAGAATTTATGGAAGCGTACCGTGAGGCAAATCCAACAGATGAAGTTGTTCATTTGGATATGTACAAGGAAGATATTCCGCCATTTGATGCTGATGTTTTACGTGGTTGGGGAAAGCTTCGGTCGGGGGCATCTTTCGATCAACTGACAGATGCTGAGAAATCAAAAGTAGCACGTCTGGAGGCGATTGTTGATCAATACGTGGAGGCTGACAAGTACGTGTATGTTTCTCCCATGTGGAATTTCTCGATCCCACCGGTTTTGAAAGCATACACGGATGCGACTTCAGTTCCGGGTAAGACTTTCAAATATACGAAAAATGGCCCTGTCGGTCTGTTGTCCGGCAAGAAAGCCTTGCACATTCAAGCTAGCGGCTCCGTCTATTCGGAGGGTCCTCTCGCTCCAGTAGAGATGGGATACAGCTATCTGAATAAGGTTTTACAGTTCTATGGGATTCAATCTATTGAGGCAATTTTTGTTGAAGGAACAGCATCAGCCAAGCAAGCTCCAGCTATTAAAGCACAAGCAATTGCACATGCTAAGGAAGTCGCCAAACGTTTTTAA
- the queE gene encoding 7-carboxy-7-deazaguanine synthase QueE, translating to MSRIPVLEIFGPTIQGEGMVIGQKTMFVRTAGCDYRCSWCDSAFTWDGSAKDEIRQMTAEEIWEELSLLGKDRFSHVTISGGNPALLESIGELVQLLKERGIRSAVETQGSKWQDWLAGIDDITLSPKPPSSGMQTDYAALDRIVGNLLESGHSGVSLKVVVFDQTDFEYARGIHRRYPGIPFYLQPGNADIAEADTQELREKLLETFEWLIDQAMAASDMNDVKVLPQLHALVWGNKRGV from the coding sequence ATGAGCCGAATCCCCGTATTGGAAATCTTCGGACCGACAATCCAGGGCGAGGGCATGGTCATCGGACAAAAGACGATGTTCGTGCGTACCGCCGGCTGCGACTACCGCTGCAGCTGGTGCGACTCCGCCTTTACCTGGGACGGCTCCGCCAAGGATGAAATCAGGCAAATGACCGCGGAGGAAATCTGGGAAGAGCTGAGCCTTCTTGGGAAAGACCGCTTCTCGCACGTGACGATCTCGGGAGGCAATCCCGCTCTGCTGGAGAGCATCGGGGAGCTCGTACAGCTGCTGAAAGAGCGTGGCATCCGCTCCGCCGTAGAGACGCAGGGCAGCAAATGGCAGGACTGGCTGGCCGGCATCGACGACATCACGCTTTCTCCCAAGCCGCCCAGCTCCGGCATGCAGACCGACTACGCAGCGCTGGACCGGATCGTCGGGAATCTGCTTGAGTCCGGACACTCCGGCGTCAGCCTGAAGGTCGTCGTCTTCGACCAGACCGATTTCGAATATGCTCGCGGCATACATCGCCGCTATCCGGGCATCCCTTTTTACCTCCAGCCGGGCAATGCCGACATCGCAGAGGCTGATACGCAGGAGCTGCGGGAAAAACTGCTGGAGACGTTCGAATGGCTGATCGATCAGGCAATGGCCGCTTCGGACATGAATGACGTGAAAGTCCTGCCGCAGCTGCACGCCCTCGTCTGGGGGAACAAGCGCGGCGTGTGA
- a CDS encoding MFS transporter: protein MAKPASRVRWWLAFLFFLIGLIAYMDRSNISIIAKPMMEDLSMDKIQFGLLASLFSLGYAVTQIPAGILAERIGARRTVFLSLIWWSVFTGLTAMVKSHGLLAAVRFLFGVGEGPMYPGNAVFNTYWFQKSEKGRAASALLAGSYFGPVIAPVLTVAIFQAWGWQSVFYIFGAIGVVVAFVWYWLGRDKPEDHPLVNKEELELIVRNRTVTEKKKQIAPWGKFLKNGRFWALGLQYFVVLYIVTFFLVWLPTYLMEARQFSLEKMGFAASLPWLAIFITVMTGGTLSDWLVKKGRSKMVARGFLAIGGLAVFAVTMYLAAYTSTPWLNVLWLTFALGSLGFPVVTSWAVAVDLGNEYAGSVSGWMNLWGNIGAFLSPLLCGWLAETIGWEGALAISIVPILFAIALWFGVRPDRSLT from the coding sequence GTGGCGAAACCAGCTTCCCGTGTACGTTGGTGGCTCGCGTTTCTATTTTTCTTGATCGGCCTGATTGCCTATATGGACCGTTCCAATATCTCCATCATTGCCAAGCCGATGATGGAAGACTTGTCGATGGACAAGATTCAGTTTGGACTATTGGCTTCCCTCTTTTCTCTCGGCTATGCGGTAACCCAGATTCCGGCGGGGATCCTCGCCGAACGTATCGGAGCACGCCGCACCGTATTTCTTTCCCTGATCTGGTGGTCTGTGTTTACGGGCTTGACCGCCATGGTAAAATCCCACGGCCTGCTCGCTGCGGTACGCTTTCTCTTCGGTGTCGGAGAGGGCCCCATGTATCCGGGAAACGCCGTCTTCAATACGTACTGGTTTCAAAAGTCTGAAAAAGGACGCGCGGCGAGTGCCTTGCTGGCTGGCTCCTATTTTGGTCCCGTCATTGCTCCTGTCCTTACTGTCGCCATTTTTCAAGCGTGGGGATGGCAATCGGTCTTTTACATTTTTGGAGCGATCGGGGTTGTCGTGGCCTTCGTCTGGTATTGGCTGGGGCGAGACAAACCGGAAGATCATCCGCTCGTCAACAAAGAAGAGCTGGAGTTGATTGTCAGGAACAGAACGGTTACCGAAAAGAAAAAACAGATTGCCCCGTGGGGGAAGTTCTTGAAAAATGGGCGCTTTTGGGCACTTGGCTTACAATACTTCGTCGTCCTTTATATCGTTACGTTCTTCCTTGTCTGGCTGCCTACCTATTTGATGGAGGCGAGACAATTCTCGCTTGAAAAGATGGGATTTGCCGCGAGTTTGCCATGGCTGGCCATCTTTATCACGGTTATGACGGGCGGCACACTTTCGGACTGGCTCGTGAAAAAGGGGAGATCCAAGATGGTCGCACGGGGATTCTTGGCGATCGGGGGACTTGCGGTCTTCGCGGTTACGATGTATTTAGCCGCGTACACGAGCACTCCTTGGCTAAATGTGCTCTGGCTGACATTTGCTCTGGGCTCTCTTGGCTTCCCTGTGGTCACCTCCTGGGCTGTTGCCGTTGATCTAGGGAATGAATATGCCGGCTCCGTATCCGGCTGGATGAATCTTTGGGGAAATATCGGCGCATTCTTGTCACCGCTCCTCTGCGGCTGGCTCGCGGAAACGATCGGCTGGGAAGGGGCGCTGGCAATCAGCATCGTCCCCATTCTTTTCGCGATTGCATTGTGGTTTGGAGTTCGCCCGGATCGATCGTTGACGTAA
- the queD gene encoding 6-carboxytetrahydropterin synthase QueD, whose product MSANFDFRIVDRMQQLGTHIQKSELRYHNKRVLVSKEFTFDAAHHLHAYEGKCKNLHGHTYKVVFGISGHPDEIGLVIDFGDIKQIWKEHIEIYLDHRYLNEMLPPMNTTAENMVVWVFEQMEKQLQSEAYRNRYNGARVEFVRLFETPTSYAEARREWMYE is encoded by the coding sequence ATGAGCGCTAACTTCGACTTCCGCATCGTCGACCGCATGCAGCAGCTCGGGACTCACATCCAAAAATCCGAGCTTCGCTATCACAACAAGCGCGTGCTCGTCAGCAAGGAATTCACGTTTGACGCCGCCCACCATTTGCACGCCTACGAGGGCAAATGCAAAAACCTACACGGCCATACGTACAAGGTCGTGTTCGGGATCAGCGGCCACCCCGACGAGATCGGCCTGGTCATCGACTTTGGCGACATCAAGCAGATCTGGAAAGAGCACATCGAAATCTATCTGGATCACCGCTATCTGAACGAAATGCTCCCTCCGATGAACACCACGGCCGAAAACATGGTCGTCTGGGTGTTTGAGCAGATGGAAAAGCAGCTGCAGTCGGAGGCGTACCGCAACCGATACAACGGCGCGCGCGTGGAGTTCGTCCGGCTGTTCGAGACGCCGACCAGCTACGCCGAAGCGAGACGGGAGTGGATGTACGAATGA
- a CDS encoding winged helix-turn-helix transcriptional regulator, which yields MQKNPAQCQFVVALDSIVGKWKPIILYHLLQGKPLRFNELRRLLPDITQRMLTLHLRELEEEEIVQRVIYPQIPPKVEYSITEYGKSLSPVLETLHQWGVAHIERKQLKKAKNEQKETD from the coding sequence ATGCAAAAGAACCCTGCCCAATGTCAGTTTGTTGTGGCGCTGGATTCGATCGTCGGCAAATGGAAGCCGATTATCCTGTATCACTTGCTTCAAGGCAAACCTTTGCGGTTCAATGAGCTAAGAAGATTGCTGCCCGATATCACGCAAAGGATGCTTACGCTCCATCTGCGCGAATTGGAGGAGGAAGAGATCGTCCAACGAGTCATTTATCCGCAAATCCCGCCGAAAGTGGAATACTCCATCACGGAATACGGCAAGAGCCTGTCTCCGGTTTTGGAAACCTTACATCAATGGGGAGTGGCCCATATCGAGCGAAAGCAGCTCAAAAAGGCGAAAAATGAACAAAAAGAAACGGACTAG